Sequence from the Bufo bufo chromosome 10, aBufBuf1.1, whole genome shotgun sequence genome:
CACTTTTTTTGTCCCACGTTTAACATATACATATGTGTatatgtcatgtgtatacattAAACATGGGACACAGCCCAAGATAGTAGCCTGCCTGGGATATTCTACTACAGAATGGGTCAATCACCCCAATGTTAGccaccaccccccctcccccaataatACAGAACAAGGAAAAAGTCGTGTGCAGATACTGCTGGAAGGAACCATTATATTATAGTCATACTTTTTGTGCCAACATTTTTTCTCTGGCTTCATCGTGTAGTGCAGGATTCCAGGGGGAAAACCTGTGAAAAggtcaaaaaataatatatatgtatatagttaaaaagggaaaaaacaaaaattaagCAGCAAAAGTGAACCATACATTCATTTTCTGACCACATGACTACTATGGGGCCTGGCACTTAACCTGTTCTGTTTCCAATATAAATCTACTGCATTTACCAGTAGCTgcctctagggggagctcagttacCACAAATAGGGGGTTTTCAGACAGAGCTCCATATACAATatatgaagcacctgttccactttttccatTATTGGAGTCAGTTAAAGTGGACGAGGCGGAGCACAACTTTTGGGCATTTATGATGGAACTCGTTGGAGGAGCCCACCGAGTGTATTAATCTTTTCTTACTACAGCTATGGGCTTTGCTGCAATTTTCTTTATATTTACAGACATAGCCCTTCATTGTGCAGGGATAACAGCAAGTCAAGCAAACTTTATTTTGGGTTGCATCCGTTTTATTTCCCACAGATGCAAGGAATGAAAGCAGCAGCAAGTCCGTGGCAATGCCGCATCCAAAATGCAACACCCAATGTGAATcctcccttagggctcattcatgtTTAACCCTTAtgataccagagttttttttttgttttcaattttcTTTCACAtgttccataacttttttatatttttctgttcacatatccatatgagggcttatgttTTACGGAACTAGTTGTACTTactaattccaccatttaatatggcatacaataaagtgggggaaaaaatttcAATTGAGGTGgaattgaaggaaaaaaaaaaaaaaaagaagaaggagAGGGAAAAGCTATTccgctgacccccataacttttttatagttatatctactgagctgtgtgggggctaatttttttgcaggacaatctgtagtttttattgatacccttttggagtgtgtgatctttttgatcacatattatattttttggggtaagaAGCAATAATACAAAtggtgaatcggccattttgaccgtTTTTTCCAAATGTACGGGCGGTTTCAGATGCGGTGGTGTCTATGAGGATGTTtagattttttgttatttatgtatttatttttattctacggaaaggAAGGGGGGGATGGGTGAGGAGTGatttcaatttttatattttttttacttttaaattttGAACCATCATGGTTCTTATAAATCCATGAAGAgagcagaattgctcatttcttatgttgtccacctgctggccaaaatatgAATTGCAGCTTTAATACCCTGggtttcttcagagagacccagcatattgaaatcaattaccggcatccaCATTGGCTGCAGAGGACGCCAATAAGAAGCCCAGAAGCACGAGCTTCcaggtttttttttaccctttagatgccgtgatcacagcatctaaaggctttaaagggcttctgtcaccccactaaacagtttttttttttttggttacttataatccctatactgcgatttatgcatacatactgtaatcattttggttcagcagattatgttaaaaacgtacttttaaaatatgctaattaccttgctaccagcatcctcctatcctaaagacgccccctccgcatgttgattgacagggccagcggacgggatctctctctgctggccctgtttgaattcaaaatctggcgcctgcgccgtacctgtctcgagtccgcgcaggcgcactgagaggtggacgctcgctcggccgctccatcctcaatgcgcctgcgccggtggtagatgtgacatcattggcgcaggcgcattgaggatggagcggccgagcgagcgtccgcctctcagtgtgcctgcgccgactgaagacaggtacggcgcaggcgccagattttgaatgcgaacagggccagcagagaaagatcccgtccgctggccctgtcaatcaacatgcggagggggcatctttaggataggaggatgcggctgctaccagcaagtagccgccctacttgctggtagcaaggtaatttgcatattttaaaagtacgtttttaacataatctgctgaaccaaaatgattaattacagtatgtatgcataaatcgcagtatagggattataagtaacaaaaaataaataaaagtttcgtggggtgacagaagccctttaataaccacgattggcattattgccggttgcAGTCATTAGCCACAGGTCTCTgctgagcgggcgccatgtttgctcATTGCTCCACCGCAGTACATGTATGGTCCTGGTAGCAGGGaaggggggggttaaaaaaaaaaaaagccaatatgGATAAAACACGAGTGATTGAGTGATATATGTACAAATACAGAACTAAAGGATTTTTGTCCCTGTAGTAGGACACAAAATGTGTAATTTTCAGGTCACTTACATAATTGCATAGGGATCTTCTATTTTCGGCTGGTCGAATAAGTGGCTGTTGCATAGTTTAACACTGTCTACCACTTTGCTCTTAAACAGCTGAACATCTTTGTCATatctaacaaaaaaattaaattataaaaaaataaacacatttcCTTAAAGTCACAGCAACATAAACGACATATCTTATATTAAACCTAACACATCACTCACAGCACCGCAGCTTCTGGGTTCAAAGGGCTGGTCGTGTCTATCTTGTAGAAGATCCGCCTGGCGTACATGAGCACCTGCCATATGTGGTTGTGGTTTCTCCTACAAACAGAAAGATTGAACATGCAGATTCGCCATAagagcacaaaaaataaaaaatgaaaaagctaTATCGTCTGCTGAGTGGCGAATTCGGAGACGCTGGAACTCCTTTGGTCGGTGACTCACACTGCAGATTTCACAATTCCTTCTATAGGTAATCCGATAAACTCACCTCCACTTTGCAAACGCTCTTTTTACATCCAGTTCGCCGGAGATGGGATCCACGAGAGGGTGGAAGACGGGGATGTCAAAGACAAGGCGCTGAAATACAGAACAAAGATGTCAGCTAAGGGGCGACACTTCAGCGCCACAAATACCCAGCAACATTTCTAGGAAACACTCACCGGACACTCCCCGTCGGGATAGTTGTCAGGGATGTACACTGTGAATTTAAAAACGCCGTCCTGGTAGAGGCCATGTCTGATGAAGATCACACCAAACCACACTGCAAATAAAAGGACGGTCATTGTGAGAGGAGAGCAGAATTCAGGACCTCAGGAGCATCATGGAGAGGATGTGACTAGAGATTAGATTACTGCCCATCATGGCAGGTGGAGGTCGTGTGTGGTACTGCTGCTCTGCCCTATTGACTACAATggagccgagctgcaataccaaacacaacccatggacaggggtggtgctgtttttggaagaaagtagccatgttttcctaaactttgacaacccctttaaatttgctAACAACCTGAATCCTGTGCAGGCAATTGGACCATCACCAGCAGTAATCATACAAAATAATGACAGTGCTGCAGACTGTACGACTTCCAGCGCACTCGTAAAATACACAGAGTTGCCTATGGCATGCCCCGACACTGATCATACACAGGTCTTGCTTAgactaggttcacatctgtggcaGTGGGAGCCTCCAATTTCCTGGCAAAGAAGCAGAACAAAATGGAGGTATTTTGTATGGCAGAATCATGGAAGACGGatcagaaacccaacagaccccattatggttgatgggatctGACAGCGATTGGTGTATGCTGAATCCGGCGCAccagttcttttttttgtttataaaccaAGTCAGGAAGTGAAAAATGGCCACCGATGTGAACTGAACCTAATTCATTGAAGGCATCTGGTCCACAACCAGTGGATGACAAGAAGTACTATATCAGGCCCTGCACACGTCATCAGAAGTATACGCCAGGTGTAGTTTACGACATGTACCACTGCACATAACACCCCGATGGAAGCTGTAAGGACGCTTTTTGCCTCTTTTCAGTGAATGCTTGCCTGTGACCATGCTCTGAGTATGTGTCGGGAGTCCTGGCGCATATGCCGACCATGTTCACGTATGGATTACCCAGTATAGCTGAAGAGAAGATCTGCTGAATTTAAAGGGGAATTCTCATCTGGGCATTTATGGCGCATCAAAGGAATATCCCATAAATATTAGACAGGTGCGATCCGCacttatctccagaacagggcccgATGTGAATGGAAAGCACAATGCGCATGCATGGTGACCTATCCATTCACCTCTttgggacttccaaaaacagcTGAGTGCAGACTTGGCTATCTTCtaaggtcccatagcagtgaatggagaggacaccACGCAAGTGAAACTTGATCTTAGTTCGCCGAGGGGCCCCGTTCTTGAGATAGAAGCGGGTCCCAAAAGTGGCACCTGCACCAATTAGACTTTATGGCATAGCCTATGGACATGTCCTAAgtgtccagatgggaatacccctttaagggacgtCTCTGGTCACTACTGGTACAGGACAGGTGTAGTCACCGCCCCACTGGCCATATATAATAGACCAGGAATGGCCAACATGTGGCTccctagctgttgtaaaactacagataccaccatgctgggagttgtagttttgcaacagctggagagcagcaggttggccacccctgtaaTAGACTGTAAGCTTCTTACTTAGAGCAGAGCGATACGACGGCTGCACGTAGACACCCGGAAGCTTCTGCTTCACAACCAGAGTActgtggaagaggagaaggaaaaaAGGGACATTTGTCAGAGAAGAAAAATCTGCACGATAAGTTAAAAATCAGAAAGACAATCGCGAATTTGAAAACGTACAAGTAACCCACAGAAAGCAAATATAGAGATTGTGGAAAGGCCATAGATACAACTCTACTGCACTCTTGAGGCCATTTTAGACAGGTTTGTGAGACAAGACACCACCAGGTCTCCAGCTTGTTCCCTTCTGAAATAAACATGGCCGCTCAGCAGAGTCCGGGATGTGTATTTCTGAGGGGGAATTTACCCATCACCTGCAGCAGACGTTACACACTATGAAAGCGAGAGACGTCACAGAACACGTGAAGAAACACAGGGACGCCAATACGTACAACTCTGCCAGTAGGGAATACTCGAGGTAGAACGGGCCGTAGGACGCATGGGTGCCGTTAGTGGACTGCGCCGCGGGGGCCGGAGAGATGGGTTTGGTGATGGGGACTGCATTCTTCGGTATGGAGGGAAGCTGCTTCTTGCTGGAGGAGGAGCGAGGGGGGCTGATTTTCAGGTCGCCCGTTACAATCTTCTCCTCATTGTCCGGTTTCTGCAGAAGTGAAAAATC
This genomic interval carries:
- the LOC120981063 gene encoding AKT-interacting protein encodes the protein MNPFWSMSSASVRKKPDNEEKIVTGDLKISPPRSSSSKKQLPSIPKNAVPITKPISPAPAAQSTNGTHASYGPFYLEYSLLAEFTLVVKQKLPGVYVQPSYRSALMWFGVIFIRHGLYQDGVFKFTVYIPDNYPDGECPRLVFDIPVFHPLVDPISGELDVKRAFAKWRRNHNHIWQVLMYARRIFYKIDTTSPLNPEAAVLYDKDVQLFKSKVVDSVKLCNSHLFDQPKIEDPYAIMFSPWNPALHDEAREKMLAQKRKSEEQNKSLHATGLSWVKPGSVLPFSKEENALQT